The proteins below are encoded in one region of Nyctibius grandis isolate bNycGra1 chromosome 7, bNycGra1.pri, whole genome shotgun sequence:
- the OXNAD1 gene encoding oxidoreductase NAD-binding domain-containing protein 1 isoform X1 gives MARATIYVGFTVPQLLRGASRIFPTHSALVLLRHSAFCYCTVNGTIKSKRKMDHLERTANNFRQEVISQAKVCGITNESQTVKRLRLAIANKDFTFKAGQWVDFFIPGVSVVGGFSICSSPGLLEREGVLELAVKHTVHPPAHWIHTECTLDSEVALRVGGDFFFDPQPGDSPVKVVLIAGGVGINPLFSILLHIADLHGYQEGKGNEYKMGTVKLYYSAKNTSELLFKKNILGLMNAFPGKIACCFHVTQQSSQICKELQPHVTEGRISEKDLEKHVSKDTLWYICGPPPMIESISKLLFNIGVPRNCVFFEKWW, from the exons ATGGCTCGTGCTACTATTTATGTGGGTTTTACTGTTCCTCAACTACTGAGAGGTGCTAGCAGAATTTTTCCCACTCATTCTGCATTGGTGCTATTGAGGCACTCTGCTTTTTGTTATTGCACAGTGAACGG cacaataaaatcaaaaaggaaaatggatcATCTAGAGCGGACAGCAAATAATTTTCGCCAGGAG GTAATTTCACAGGCAAAAGTGTGTGGAATCACCAATGAATCGCAGACAGTCAAAAGACTTCGTTTGGCTATCGCAAATAAAGATTTTACTTTCAAAGCAGGACAGTG GGTTGATTTCTTTATTCCTGGAGTATCTGTAGTTGGGGGATTCTCAATATGTTCAAGCCCTGGCCTGTTGGAACGAGAAGGGGTATTAGAGCTGGCAGTAAAGCACACTGTTCATCCTCCTGCTCACTGGATTCACACAGAG TGTACTCTTGACTCAGAAGTGGCTCTGCGTGTGGGAGGTGATTTCTTCTTTGATCCTCAGCCTGGTGACTCCCCTGTAAAAGTAGTGCTGATAGCAGGGGGTGTTGGAATTAACCCATTGTTTTCTATACTGCTGCATATAGCAGATCTTCATGGATACCAAGAGGGTAAAGGAAATGAATACAAAATGGGAACAGTGAAGCTGTACTACAGTGCAAAAAATACAAGCGAACTCTTATTTAAg aaaaatattcttggtTTGATGAATGCATTTCCTGGAAAGATCGCGTGTTGTTTCCACGTTACCCAACAGAGTTCACAGATCTGTAAAGAACTTCAGCCACATGTTACAG agggAAGAATATCTGAAAAGGATCTAGAAAAACATGTATCTAAGGATACTTTATGGTACATCTGTGGTCCACCTCCAATGATAGAATCTATATCCAAACTACTATTCAATATTGGTGTTCCtagaaactgtgttttctttgagaaatgGTGGTAG
- the OXNAD1 gene encoding oxidoreductase NAD-binding domain-containing protein 1 isoform X3 — translation MARATIYVGFTVPQLLRGASRIFPTHSALVLLRHSAFCYCTVNGTIKSKRKMDHLERTANNFRQEVISQAKVCGITNESQTVKRLRLAIANKDFTFKAGQWVDFFIPGVSVVGGFSICSSPGLLEREGVLELAVKHTVHPPAHWIHTECTLDSEVALRVGDLHGYQEGKGNEYKMGTVKLYYSAKNTSELLFKKNILGLMNAFPGKIACCFHVTQQSSQICKELQPHVTEGRISEKDLEKHVSKDTLWYICGPPPMIESISKLLFNIGVPRNCVFFEKWW, via the exons ATGGCTCGTGCTACTATTTATGTGGGTTTTACTGTTCCTCAACTACTGAGAGGTGCTAGCAGAATTTTTCCCACTCATTCTGCATTGGTGCTATTGAGGCACTCTGCTTTTTGTTATTGCACAGTGAACGG cacaataaaatcaaaaaggaaaatggatcATCTAGAGCGGACAGCAAATAATTTTCGCCAGGAG GTAATTTCACAGGCAAAAGTGTGTGGAATCACCAATGAATCGCAGACAGTCAAAAGACTTCGTTTGGCTATCGCAAATAAAGATTTTACTTTCAAAGCAGGACAGTG GGTTGATTTCTTTATTCCTGGAGTATCTGTAGTTGGGGGATTCTCAATATGTTCAAGCCCTGGCCTGTTGGAACGAGAAGGGGTATTAGAGCTGGCAGTAAAGCACACTGTTCATCCTCCTGCTCACTGGATTCACACAGAG TGTACTCTTGACTCAGAAGTGGCTCTGCGTGTGGGAG ATCTTCATGGATACCAAGAGGGTAAAGGAAATGAATACAAAATGGGAACAGTGAAGCTGTACTACAGTGCAAAAAATACAAGCGAACTCTTATTTAAg aaaaatattcttggtTTGATGAATGCATTTCCTGGAAAGATCGCGTGTTGTTTCCACGTTACCCAACAGAGTTCACAGATCTGTAAAGAACTTCAGCCACATGTTACAG agggAAGAATATCTGAAAAGGATCTAGAAAAACATGTATCTAAGGATACTTTATGGTACATCTGTGGTCCACCTCCAATGATAGAATCTATATCCAAACTACTATTCAATATTGGTGTTCCtagaaactgtgttttctttgagaaatgGTGGTAG
- the OXNAD1 gene encoding oxidoreductase NAD-binding domain-containing protein 1 isoform X2 — translation MARATIYVGFTVPQLLRGASRIFPTHSALVLLRHSAFCYCTVNGTIKSKRKMDHLERTANNFRQEVISQAKVCGITNESQTVKRLRLAIANKDFTFKAGQWVDFFIPGVSVVGGFSICSSPGLLEREGVLELAVKHTVHPPAHWIHTECTLDSEVALRVGADLHGYQEGKGNEYKMGTVKLYYSAKNTSELLFKKNILGLMNAFPGKIACCFHVTQQSSQICKELQPHVTEGRISEKDLEKHVSKDTLWYICGPPPMIESISKLLFNIGVPRNCVFFEKWW, via the exons ATGGCTCGTGCTACTATTTATGTGGGTTTTACTGTTCCTCAACTACTGAGAGGTGCTAGCAGAATTTTTCCCACTCATTCTGCATTGGTGCTATTGAGGCACTCTGCTTTTTGTTATTGCACAGTGAACGG cacaataaaatcaaaaaggaaaatggatcATCTAGAGCGGACAGCAAATAATTTTCGCCAGGAG GTAATTTCACAGGCAAAAGTGTGTGGAATCACCAATGAATCGCAGACAGTCAAAAGACTTCGTTTGGCTATCGCAAATAAAGATTTTACTTTCAAAGCAGGACAGTG GGTTGATTTCTTTATTCCTGGAGTATCTGTAGTTGGGGGATTCTCAATATGTTCAAGCCCTGGCCTGTTGGAACGAGAAGGGGTATTAGAGCTGGCAGTAAAGCACACTGTTCATCCTCCTGCTCACTGGATTCACACAGAG TGTACTCTTGACTCAGAAGTGGCTCTGCGTGTGGGAG CAGATCTTCATGGATACCAAGAGGGTAAAGGAAATGAATACAAAATGGGAACAGTGAAGCTGTACTACAGTGCAAAAAATACAAGCGAACTCTTATTTAAg aaaaatattcttggtTTGATGAATGCATTTCCTGGAAAGATCGCGTGTTGTTTCCACGTTACCCAACAGAGTTCACAGATCTGTAAAGAACTTCAGCCACATGTTACAG agggAAGAATATCTGAAAAGGATCTAGAAAAACATGTATCTAAGGATACTTTATGGTACATCTGTGGTCCACCTCCAATGATAGAATCTATATCCAAACTACTATTCAATATTGGTGTTCCtagaaactgtgttttctttgagaaatgGTGGTAG
- the DPH3 gene encoding diphthamide biosynthesis protein 3, producing the protein MSVFHDEVEIEDFEYDEETETYSYPCPCGDRFLITREDLENGEDVATCPSCSLILRVIYDQEQFMRDEVIAEPLTNKELIKC; encoded by the exons ATGTCGGTCTTCCACGATGAGGTAGAGATCGAGGACTTCGAGTACGACGAGGAGACCGAGACCTACAGCTACCCCTGCCCCTGCGGGGACCGCTTCCTCATCACGCGG GAGGACCTGGAAAACGGAGAGGACGTGGccacctgccccagctgctccctgaTCCTGCGCGTCATTTACGACCAG GAGCAGTTCATGCGTGATGAAGTCATCGCAGAACCTTTGACAAACAAGGAATTGATTAAGTGCTGA